The Caproicibacterium lactatifermentans genome contains a region encoding:
- a CDS encoding DUF3794 domain-containing protein, with amino-acid sequence MLNREVLSASEVIYDGCQEQPIDLDISLPDYCPDIQRILKCQVCPSITSRSVSGDRLEVEGTCAVRVYYLDAGGKAVRCYETESPYLTAITLKQPSERPRILTSTRVEYINCRPTSPRRLDIHGAFSVCARVCGSSDMEIVTSADDKDMEQQTKELSCSMFSSFSQQPFTVEDTLELTPGKTPAETILRTDTCAVLKSAEPMEGQVMAAGEVHLHILYASGNENAEPEFMEYVMPFTQLLDCDGISAQTTCRIQLTVSGVEIQVQEDYSGESSAFDTHVHLLASVTCFTPKTVTALVDAYSRTYELNITRKQKTLESLNSIVSDTCSHRFTVQCDDGLTKVLDLWSEPCTVTAAVENGELKFVGKLPICVLALNKDNTPFYFERSTEFTCTKPIETQTDTRCAAEGSVLSLNYHLAGGEMDLKAEILLTAEVYGLQTFKFITEIEEDTAHTKQQDTAALCIYFADAGEKLWDIARHYCTSVQAIQEENGLAGETVENQGMLLIPM; translated from the coding sequence ATGCTTAACCGTGAGGTGCTTTCTGCAAGCGAAGTCATTTATGACGGCTGTCAGGAACAGCCTATCGATCTGGACATCAGTCTGCCGGATTACTGCCCGGATATACAGCGTATTCTGAAGTGTCAGGTGTGCCCAAGCATTACTTCCCGCAGCGTGTCCGGCGATCGGCTGGAGGTAGAGGGCACCTGTGCAGTACGGGTGTATTATCTGGATGCAGGAGGAAAAGCGGTCCGATGCTACGAAACGGAAAGTCCGTATTTAACGGCCATTACCCTCAAGCAGCCGTCCGAACGGCCGCGCATTCTGACATCTACCCGGGTGGAATACATCAACTGTCGTCCAACAAGCCCGCGCCGTTTGGATATTCATGGGGCTTTTTCTGTCTGTGCACGTGTCTGTGGAAGCAGTGATATGGAAATTGTCACTTCTGCGGATGATAAAGATATGGAACAACAGACCAAAGAACTAAGCTGCAGTATGTTTTCCAGCTTTTCACAGCAGCCCTTTACTGTTGAAGATACACTGGAGCTGACACCAGGGAAAACCCCGGCAGAAACCATTCTGCGTACGGATACCTGTGCCGTTTTAAAGTCGGCCGAGCCTATGGAGGGGCAGGTAATGGCGGCAGGTGAAGTGCATTTGCATATTTTATATGCCTCTGGGAACGAAAATGCGGAACCGGAGTTTATGGAATATGTCATGCCGTTTACACAGCTGCTGGACTGCGACGGCATTTCTGCACAGACGACGTGCCGCATACAGCTGACTGTCTCCGGTGTTGAAATACAGGTACAGGAAGATTATAGTGGGGAATCCTCTGCTTTTGATACACATGTGCATCTTTTGGCATCTGTGACCTGCTTTACACCGAAGACTGTCACGGCGTTGGTTGACGCGTATTCCCGCACTTATGAGCTGAATATTACCCGCAAACAAAAAACACTGGAAAGTTTGAACAGCATTGTTAGCGACACTTGTTCCCATCGGTTTACTGTACAGTGTGACGATGGACTGACCAAAGTTTTGGATTTGTGGAGTGAACCGTGTACGGTGACAGCGGCGGTGGAAAATGGCGAGCTGAAGTTTGTGGGAAAACTCCCCATTTGTGTGTTGGCACTGAATAAGGACAATACACCCTTTTATTTTGAGCGTTCTACGGAATTTACCTGTACCAAGCCAATCGAAACACAAACCGATACCCGCTGTGCTGCGGAGGGCAGTGTACTTAGCCTGAACTATCATCTTGCAGGCGGTGAAATGGACTTAAAAGCCGAGATACTGCTGACAGCAGAGGTATATGGCCTGCAGACTTTTAAGTTTATCACAGAAATAGAAGAGGACACGGCGCATACGAAACAGCAGGATACAGCAGCTTTGTGCATTTACTTCGCAGACGCCGGTGAAAAGCTTTGGGACATCGCGCGCCATTACTGCACCAGTGTGCAGGCAATTCAGGAAGAGAACGGCCTGGCCGGTGAGACTGTGGAAAATCAGGGAATGCTGCTGATTCCTATGTAA
- the spoIVA gene encoding stage IV sporulation protein A has translation MEEHTIYRDIAERTNGDIYIGVVGPVRTGKSTFIKKFMDTIVIPNIDEEARKDRAVDELPQSAAGRTIMTTEPKFIPEQAVQVHIGDNAVFSVRLIDCVGYIVPSALGYVEGENPRMVMTPWFDDPVPFNMAAEIGTKKVITEHSTIGLVVTTDGSISDIPREEYEDAEERVITELREIHKPFIVLLNSTDPGSAETQQLAQQLEAKYAVPVLAVNCLELEEKEIRQILSKVLFEFPIQEIRVDMPHWVSTLEKDHWLRSAVYTSIRDNAAVVSCIREMTNMTQKVSECEYVDKAEVSNVDLGTGKVRIAVTLAQSLFYKVLGEKTGLSLETEEDLLDSMMRFADMQKEYDKIKDAYHDVQETGYGIVMPSTDELTLEEPRIVRQGGKYGIRLKATAPSIHMMKTQITTEITPIVGSQAQSEELVSYILKEFEENPSKIWESNIFGKSLHELVNEGMHNKLYRMPQDAREKVRETIERIINDGCNGLICIIL, from the coding sequence ATGGAAGAACATACGATTTACAGGGACATTGCTGAACGGACAAACGGAGATATTTATATTGGTGTCGTTGGGCCGGTGCGTACTGGGAAATCCACCTTCATCAAAAAATTTATGGATACCATCGTCATTCCAAACATTGATGAGGAAGCCCGTAAGGACAGGGCGGTGGATGAATTGCCGCAGTCCGCGGCCGGCCGGACAATTATGACGACGGAACCGAAATTTATTCCGGAACAGGCGGTACAGGTACACATTGGCGACAATGCCGTTTTCTCTGTCCGGCTGATTGATTGTGTAGGATATATTGTTCCCAGTGCTTTGGGATATGTGGAAGGGGAAAATCCGCGCATGGTCATGACGCCGTGGTTTGATGACCCGGTGCCGTTTAATATGGCTGCGGAAATTGGTACAAAGAAAGTCATTACGGAACACTCGACTATAGGGTTGGTTGTGACCACGGACGGCAGCATCAGCGATATTCCACGGGAAGAATATGAGGATGCTGAGGAACGCGTCATTACAGAGCTCAGAGAGATACATAAGCCTTTTATTGTCCTGCTGAACTCCACTGACCCCGGTTCAGCTGAAACGCAGCAGCTGGCACAGCAGCTGGAGGCAAAGTATGCAGTGCCGGTTCTCGCGGTGAACTGTCTGGAGTTGGAAGAGAAAGAAATTCGGCAGATTCTTTCTAAAGTACTGTTTGAGTTCCCAATACAGGAAATTCGTGTCGATATGCCTCATTGGGTTTCCACACTGGAGAAAGACCACTGGCTGCGTTCTGCCGTGTACACTTCCATTCGGGACAACGCCGCTGTGGTAAGCTGTATTCGAGAAATGACCAACATGACACAAAAAGTGTCTGAGTGCGAATACGTTGATAAAGCGGAGGTTTCTAATGTTGATCTCGGCACAGGCAAGGTCCGGATAGCAGTCACTCTGGCGCAGTCCCTGTTTTATAAAGTGTTGGGCGAAAAAACAGGGCTTTCGCTGGAAACCGAGGAAGACCTTCTGGATAGCATGATGCGTTTCGCTGATATGCAGAAAGAGTATGATAAAATTAAAGATGCCTATCATGATGTGCAGGAAACCGGATACGGTATTGTCATGCCGTCGACAGATGAGCTGACACTGGAGGAGCCGCGCATTGTTCGGCAGGGCGGCAAATACGGCATTCGGCTGAAGGCAACTGCACCGTCTATTCACATGATGAAAACGCAGATTACAACGGAAATTACACCCATTGTGGGTTCACAGGCGCAAAGTGAAGAGCTTGTTTCTTATATCCTAAAAGAATTTGAAGAAAATCCATCGAAGATTTGGGAGTCTAATATCTTTGGCAAGAGCTTGCATGAGTTGGTTAACGAGGGTATGCACAACAAGCTGTACCGTATGCCGCAGGACGCCCGTGAAAAGGTAAGGGAGACAATAGAGCGCATTATCAATGATGGCTGCAACGGCCTGATTTGCATTATTCTTTAA
- the rsgA gene encoding ribosome small subunit-dependent GTPase A: MEMCEGVILKSLSGFYQVETPAGIETECRACGRFRKTGEKPVVGDHVRFRPESGSGYIEELLPRRNFLVRPPVANIDQLLIVVSVCDPTPSTLIIDKLIAAAEQQQIEPAVAVSKTDLESGDWLCDIYRQAGFRCFSISSATNSGVEAIRPFLKGKITVLTGNTGAGKSSLLNALYPELSLATGEISHKLGRGRHTTRQVELLHLPEGGLVADTPGFSSICTERYHAFQKDELQYCFREFAPHLGHCQFQGCSHICEKGCAVLSAVRNGEIPRSRHDSYAAIYQELKDRKEWNQK; this comes from the coding sequence ATGGAAATGTGTGAAGGTGTCATTTTAAAGAGTCTCAGCGGATTTTATCAGGTGGAAACGCCTGCAGGCATAGAAACAGAGTGCCGCGCGTGTGGGCGCTTCCGCAAAACCGGCGAGAAGCCAGTGGTGGGAGACCATGTCCGGTTTCGTCCGGAAAGCGGAAGCGGCTATATTGAAGAGCTGCTGCCACGGCGAAATTTTTTGGTACGCCCACCGGTTGCAAATATCGACCAATTACTGATAGTGGTGTCAGTATGTGACCCAACACCCAGTACGCTGATTATCGACAAGCTGATTGCGGCGGCGGAACAACAGCAGATTGAACCTGCTGTTGCCGTTTCTAAAACTGATTTGGAAAGCGGCGACTGGCTCTGCGATATTTATCGGCAGGCTGGTTTCCGGTGCTTTTCCATTTCTTCCGCGACTAATAGTGGAGTAGAGGCAATCCGCCCCTTTCTGAAAGGCAAAATAACAGTGCTGACGGGCAATACCGGTGCAGGCAAATCTTCTTTGCTCAATGCACTGTATCCGGAGCTGTCTTTAGCAACCGGCGAAATTAGTCACAAGCTGGGGCGCGGGAGGCATACGACGCGTCAAGTAGAACTGCTTCATCTTCCGGAAGGTGGACTGGTGGCAGATACGCCGGGTTTTTCCTCAATCTGTACCGAACGGTACCACGCTTTTCAGAAAGATGAGCTGCAGTACTGTTTTCGGGAATTTGCACCCCACCTTGGGCATTGTCAGTTTCAGGGATGTTCGCATATCTGTGAAAAAGGCTGCGCTGTTCTTAGCGCGGTGCGGAACGGAGAAATACCCCGTTCGCGCCATGACAGCTATGCCGCAATCTATCAGGAATTAAAGGATAGAAAGGAATGGAATCAAAAATGA
- a CDS encoding sulfide/dihydroorotate dehydrogenase-like FAD/NAD-binding protein, which yields MFQIVGKRKLNDSMTLMVVEAPFIAKKAKPGQFIILRVDEHGERIPLTIADYDRKTGTITIIYQVVGKTTMKLDQLQEGDALLDFVGPLGKPSELEGYHRAAVIGGGAGCAIAWPQAKALHQMGTKVDMIAGFRNKDIIILEDEMRAACDNLYLMTDDGSNGHKGFVTSALEENINNGAGYDLVVAIGPLVMMRAVVGVTKPKNIKTIVSMNPIMIDGTGMCGGCRLTVGGKTKFACVDGPDFDGFEVDFDETIRRSHTYYDEERRMAREEKCKLMEGAKNA from the coding sequence ATGTTTCAAATCGTAGGTAAACGCAAGCTGAACGATTCCATGACACTTATGGTTGTAGAAGCTCCGTTTATTGCAAAAAAGGCAAAACCGGGTCAGTTCATTATTCTGCGTGTGGATGAGCATGGTGAAAGAATTCCGCTGACCATTGCAGATTATGACCGCAAGACCGGTACGATAACGATTATTTATCAGGTTGTGGGCAAGACAACTATGAAGCTGGACCAGCTGCAGGAAGGGGATGCCCTGCTTGACTTTGTCGGCCCACTGGGGAAGCCAAGTGAACTGGAGGGTTATCACCGTGCAGCGGTCATTGGCGGCGGTGCTGGCTGTGCAATCGCTTGGCCTCAGGCCAAAGCGCTCCATCAGATGGGTACAAAAGTGGATATGATTGCTGGCTTTCGCAACAAGGATATTATTATTCTGGAAGATGAAATGCGCGCTGCCTGTGACAACCTGTATCTAATGACGGACGACGGTAGCAATGGCCATAAGGGATTTGTTACCAGCGCATTGGAAGAGAATATTAACAACGGCGCCGGTTATGACCTGGTGGTAGCCATTGGTCCACTGGTTATGATGCGCGCGGTTGTCGGCGTTACCAAGCCGAAAAACATCAAAACGATTGTCAGTATGAACCCTATTATGATTGATGGAACAGGCATGTGCGGCGGCTGCCGGTTGACGGTTGGCGGTAAAACAAAGTTTGCCTGTGTGGATGGCCCAGACTTTGATGGCTTTGAAGTTGATTTTGATGAGACTATTAGACGCAGCCACACCTACTATGATGAGGAACGCAGAATGGCCAGAGAAGAAAAATGCAAGTTGATGGAGGGTGCAAAAAATGCCTAA
- a CDS encoding thiamine diphosphokinase: protein MESKMNQCIVIGSAPVKNLSIFREYHVEDSFVICADGGLDTALAAKIKPNLLIGDFDSIKAQPPAGVETVRLMREKDDTDTLSAVKEGLHRGYKDFILFGALGGRFDHSYANAAVLQYISNLGGHGVMVSDNEKLFFMPGGRLHLRGMKGSTASVYPFGAPNATVSYTGMKYPLTESVMTSDNPIGTSNIIESDDATITVLGGNVIIYVLSGEKN, encoded by the coding sequence ATGGAATCAAAAATGAATCAATGTATCGTCATTGGCTCTGCTCCAGTAAAAAACTTGTCAATTTTTCGGGAATATCATGTAGAGGATTCCTTTGTTATTTGTGCAGACGGCGGTTTGGATACTGCGCTTGCAGCCAAGATTAAGCCGAATCTGCTGATTGGCGATTTTGACTCTATAAAGGCGCAGCCACCGGCGGGCGTGGAAACCGTTCGTCTGATGCGTGAGAAGGACGATACCGATACTCTTTCTGCAGTTAAAGAGGGCCTGCACCGTGGGTATAAGGATTTTATCTTGTTTGGCGCACTGGGCGGTCGGTTTGACCATTCGTATGCCAATGCTGCGGTCCTGCAGTACATCAGCAACTTGGGTGGCCATGGAGTCATGGTGTCGGACAATGAAAAGCTTTTCTTCATGCCGGGTGGACGGCTGCACTTGCGGGGGATGAAGGGAAGCACAGCTTCTGTCTATCCTTTCGGTGCACCGAATGCTACAGTTTCCTATACTGGTATGAAGTACCCGTTGACAGAAAGCGTTATGACTTCCGACAACCCCATTGGTACCAGCAACATTATTGAAAGTGACGATGCAACTATTACCGTCCTTGGCGGCAATGTCATTATTTATGTACTTAGCGGCGAAAAAAATTAA
- the gltA gene encoding NADPH-dependent glutamate synthase: MPNMQQKKTPMPEQAPEVRCHNFAEVAEGYTEEMAKNEAQRCLNCKNKPCVSGCPVGVHIPDFIAHVANGEYEKAFQIIKLTNSLPAVCGRVCPQETQCESKCVRGLKGEPVGIGRLERFVSDWHMKHGTEESTKVPSNGHKVAIIGAGPSGLTCAGDLAAKGYQVTVFEALHVAGGVLMYGIPQFRLPKEIVQKEIDALKAKGVEVKTDMVIGKVLEIDELFDMGYEAVFIGTGAGLPNFMNIPGEALVGTYSANEFLTRVNLMKAYKPDYDTPAVPVHKVAVIGGGNVAMDAARTALRLGAEEVHVLYRRAEEQMPARREEVHHAKEEGVIFNFLTAPVRILGDDKGHVQEVECVKMQLGEPDASGRRRPVEIPGSNFKQSVDCVVVAIGNSPNPLIRSTTKGLEANHKGCVVVDEETMKTSREGVYAAGDAVSGAATVILAMGGGKAAANSIDAFIQGKNK, from the coding sequence ATGCCTAATATGCAGCAGAAAAAGACACCGATGCCGGAGCAGGCACCAGAGGTTCGGTGCCATAACTTTGCAGAAGTGGCAGAGGGCTACACAGAGGAAATGGCAAAAAACGAAGCACAGCGGTGCTTGAACTGTAAAAATAAGCCCTGCGTTTCCGGTTGCCCGGTTGGCGTGCACATTCCTGATTTTATTGCTCATGTTGCCAATGGAGAGTATGAAAAAGCTTTTCAAATTATCAAACTGACAAATTCTCTGCCGGCAGTATGCGGCCGTGTCTGCCCGCAGGAGACACAATGTGAAAGTAAATGTGTGCGTGGACTGAAAGGTGAACCGGTCGGTATCGGCCGCCTGGAGCGTTTTGTGTCCGACTGGCACATGAAGCATGGAACAGAAGAAAGCACAAAAGTGCCTTCTAACGGACATAAAGTAGCCATTATCGGCGCTGGTCCGTCCGGCCTTACCTGTGCCGGGGATTTGGCGGCCAAAGGTTATCAGGTTACCGTATTTGAAGCACTGCATGTTGCAGGCGGTGTGCTGATGTATGGTATTCCGCAGTTCCGCCTACCAAAGGAAATTGTGCAGAAGGAAATTGATGCGCTAAAGGCAAAAGGCGTTGAAGTTAAGACAGATATGGTTATCGGCAAAGTGCTGGAAATTGATGAACTGTTTGATATGGGTTATGAAGCTGTGTTTATCGGTACGGGTGCCGGACTGCCGAATTTTATGAATATTCCGGGTGAAGCGCTGGTTGGTACTTATTCAGCGAATGAGTTCCTGACACGGGTCAATCTGATGAAAGCCTACAAGCCGGACTATGATACACCCGCCGTACCGGTCCATAAAGTGGCGGTCATCGGTGGCGGCAATGTTGCCATGGATGCGGCTCGTACGGCCCTGCGTTTGGGTGCGGAAGAGGTGCACGTCCTTTATCGCCGTGCCGAAGAACAGATGCCGGCTCGCAGGGAAGAAGTTCATCATGCGAAAGAAGAAGGCGTCATCTTTAATTTCCTGACCGCTCCCGTGCGCATTTTAGGGGACGATAAGGGACATGTACAGGAAGTAGAGTGTGTCAAAATGCAGCTTGGAGAGCCGGATGCCAGTGGACGCCGCCGTCCGGTAGAGATTCCGGGCAGTAACTTTAAACAGTCTGTGGACTGCGTTGTTGTCGCAATCGGCAACAGCCCGAACCCGCTTATTCGCTCCACTACCAAGGGACTGGAAGCAAATCACAAAGGCTGCGTTGTTGTTGATGAAGAAACTATGAAAACAAGTCGTGAGGGCGTTTACGCTGCCGGCGATGCAGTTTCCGGTGCGGCAACCGTTATTCTGGCGATGGGCGGCGGCAAAGCCGCGGCAAATTCCATTGACGCATTTATTCAAGGCAAAAACAAATAA
- the pknB gene encoding Stk1 family PASTA domain-containing Ser/Thr kinase: MDKYTGKRLDGRYEIHELVGMGGMALVYRAYDTLDERTVAIKILKDEYLHNAEFIRRFKNESKAIALLSHPNIVKVYDVSFGDQIQYIVEEYIDGTTLKQYLDQQPNVDWHKALHFTMEILQALQHAHERGIVHRDIKPQNIMVLPNGHIKVTDFGIARFARSETRTMTDKAIGSVHYIAPEQARGDLTDEKADIYSVGVMLYEMTTGQLPFEAENAVSVAIMQLQTDPRPPREINPDIPMGLQEITLKAMQKDPMQRYQSAAQMLRDISTFEQDPGVRFHYQYYSNNDKPTHYLDTDTTEINPQHGYNDDFVYTEDGNADNHPDETQTRTKTRSKAPIIATGIIAAFLIVAAILVLSGAMHSQAKIALDNFVGKTLSTVQANNPNNFQFDIKYVTDNSKDAGTITAQDPQNGTMVTPGSKVSLSVVKSVDSAVVPDVSNQTRAAAEQTLKESGLLASFQNHSSDTVDIGNAISTSPAAGSSVEKGKTITVYISTGPGSMTIPDVVGKTLSEAKKTLESAGFHVSAVAHDNTNREAYYVTSISPGAGNTAKKGDTITVNYSSGKNEKEVKVVVQLPTNVSHSVDLSYYLDGIQQGSETVNPASNNTWTGRFTDSSGIKELLVELDGQKYIKYRLNFDTGNWEVTWRGDYQDQQVSSSAVSSSDVSQSNQSSSSSSSNQSSSSTSSSFSSGENSSSSSAVKK; encoded by the coding sequence ATGGACGGTATGAAATCCATGAACTGGTCGGTATGGGCGGTATGGCACTGGTATACCGTGCATACGACACGCTGGATGAGCGTACAGTTGCCATCAAAATTTTAAAGGACGAGTACCTACACAACGCAGAATTCATTCGGCGTTTTAAAAATGAGAGCAAAGCGATTGCGCTGCTTTCGCACCCCAATATTGTAAAAGTATATGACGTCAGTTTTGGTGACCAGATTCAGTATATTGTTGAAGAATATATTGATGGAACTACGCTAAAACAGTACCTGGACCAGCAGCCCAATGTGGACTGGCATAAGGCACTGCACTTCACTATGGAAATTTTGCAGGCTCTACAGCATGCACATGAGCGCGGAATTGTCCACCGCGACATTAAACCGCAGAATATTATGGTCCTGCCAAATGGACATATCAAAGTCACTGACTTTGGAATAGCACGCTTTGCCCGCAGTGAAACGCGTACTATGACGGATAAAGCAATTGGGTCCGTTCACTATATTGCACCGGAACAGGCCCGCGGTGACCTTACAGACGAAAAAGCGGATATCTATTCTGTAGGTGTCATGCTGTATGAGATGACGACCGGACAGCTTCCGTTTGAGGCGGAAAATGCGGTTTCTGTCGCTATTATGCAGTTGCAGACGGACCCGCGCCCGCCGCGGGAAATCAATCCGGACATTCCGATGGGCCTGCAGGAAATCACTTTGAAAGCAATGCAGAAAGACCCAATGCAGCGCTATCAGTCTGCCGCACAGATGCTGCGGGACATCAGTACTTTTGAACAGGACCCGGGAGTACGGTTCCACTATCAGTATTATTCCAATAATGATAAACCAACGCATTATTTGGATACAGATACGACTGAAATCAATCCACAACATGGATATAACGACGATTTTGTTTATACAGAGGATGGGAATGCCGACAATCATCCGGATGAAACACAAACTCGTACAAAAACGCGCAGTAAGGCTCCCATTATTGCAACCGGAATTATCGCAGCGTTTTTGATTGTAGCGGCTATTCTGGTTCTTTCTGGTGCAATGCATTCACAGGCGAAAATTGCCCTGGATAATTTTGTTGGGAAAACGCTTTCTACCGTACAGGCGAACAATCCAAACAATTTTCAGTTCGATATTAAATATGTAACAGACAACAGCAAGGATGCCGGCACTATTACAGCCCAAGACCCCCAAAATGGTACAATGGTAACACCTGGTTCCAAAGTTTCGCTTTCTGTTGTGAAAAGTGTCGATTCCGCTGTCGTCCCGGATGTATCTAACCAGACAAGAGCAGCGGCTGAACAGACTCTGAAAGAAAGCGGTCTGCTGGCCTCTTTCCAGAATCACTCCAGTGATACGGTCGATATTGGGAATGCAATTTCTACCAGTCCTGCGGCAGGGTCCAGCGTTGAAAAAGGGAAAACCATTACGGTTTATATCAGCACGGGCCCCGGCTCCATGACGATTCCTGATGTTGTGGGAAAGACCTTAAGTGAGGCCAAAAAGACATTAGAAAGTGCTGGCTTCCATGTGTCGGCGGTTGCTCATGATAATACAAACAGAGAAGCTTATTATGTTACTTCTATTTCTCCGGGTGCAGGGAATACTGCGAAAAAGGGCGATACGATAACAGTTAACTATAGTTCTGGAAAGAATGAAAAAGAGGTAAAGGTCGTTGTTCAGCTGCCGACCAATGTTTCCCATAGTGTTGATTTATCCTATTATCTGGACGGCATTCAACAGGGAAGCGAAACGGTTAATCCGGCTTCTAATAATACTTGGACGGGCCGCTTTACAGACAGCAGTGGGATAAAGGAACTGCTGGTAGAGTTGGATGGGCAAAAATATATTAAGTATCGGCTGAACTTTGATACGGGTAATTGGGAGGTTACATGGCGTGGAGACTACCAGGATCAGCAGGTTTCTTCTTCAGCGGTGAGCAGCAGTGATGTTTCACAAAGCAACCAGTCTTCCTCCTCTTCTTCTTCCAATCAGTCTTCCTCCTCTACCTCTTCATCGTTTTCCAGTGGAGAGAATTCTTCCTCTTCATCGGCGGTGAAAAAATAA